In one Vibrio sp. VB16 genomic region, the following are encoded:
- a CDS encoding DUF3581 domain-containing protein — MFLTPYFSVLNQRFQFTRRQASHFAKKVAGDFNPLHDEDNKRFCVPGDLLFAVLLKKEGISQKMRFDFSGMVNDGVALQVENKCENESAVVDENGKEYLHMNREGEVSHDAEFIEHVVKNYVQFSGMNFPHIMVPLMEQQKMMINCQRPLVIYESMEIEFTRLDLHHPEVEFSGATFDVAGKRGIVTLNFDFKEDGELVGKGVKRMVASGLRPYDHTAVDDLVSRFIECKDAFLSKFVITA, encoded by the coding sequence ATGTTTTTAACTCCTTATTTTTCAGTACTTAACCAGAGATTCCAATTTACTCGACGTCAAGCGAGCCACTTTGCCAAAAAAGTAGCAGGCGATTTTAACCCGCTTCATGACGAAGACAACAAACGTTTTTGCGTACCTGGTGATCTTCTTTTTGCTGTTTTACTTAAAAAAGAAGGAATCAGCCAAAAAATGCGTTTCGATTTTTCTGGCATGGTCAATGATGGTGTTGCGCTTCAGGTCGAAAACAAATGCGAAAACGAAAGTGCGGTTGTAGATGAAAATGGTAAAGAATATCTGCATATGAATCGAGAAGGTGAAGTGAGTCACGATGCAGAGTTTATCGAACATGTCGTTAAAAATTACGTACAGTTTTCCGGAATGAACTTCCCACACATCATGGTTCCTTTGATGGAACAACAAAAAATGATGATCAACTGCCAGCGTCCTCTGGTTATCTATGAAAGTATGGAAATTGAGTTTACTCGTTTAGATCTCCATCACCCAGAAGTTGAGTTTTCAGGTGCGACGTTTGATGTTGCAGGAAAACGTGGAATCGTCACCCTCAACTTTGATTTTAAAGAAGATGGTGAACTAGTAGGAAAAGGGGTTAAGCGCATGGTCGCAAGTGGATTACGCCCATATGACCATACTGCTGTGGATGATCTAGTCTCTCGATTTATCGAATGTAAAGACGCATTTTTGTCCAAATTTGTTATCACCGCTTAA
- a CDS encoding peptide ABC transporter substrate-binding protein: MENKCKTPLSILTSVILSIVFSAQANAANVPEGVSLAEKQVLVRGNDAEAATLDPLLAEGMPEMHILRDLFEGLVIQDENGKVIPGVAEKWENKGNQIYTFHLRKDAQWSNGDPVTANDFLFSLLRVVDPNFASPNAWYLKLTEIKNAKAIIEGKMPVESLGVKVLDAYTLEFELDKPVPYFIAMTAHTAMMPLHAKTVLSNGDKWARPETMVSNGAFKLSEWVINERIELERNENYWDNSNTVLNHVTYIPFENQNSALNRYKTGEVDMTSDVPAQMAIKIKETYPDDYRVTPLLCTYYYAFNTQHKPFDDPKVRKAAAYSIKRDVITDGITNVGNEPAFTFAHKDVAGFKATLPDYAKLSQKEREEQGALLAKEAGFDEQNPIKAKLLYNTSESHKTIAIAIASMLDQNLGAQIMPENQEWKSYLSARKSGDFDILRASWCGDYNEASTFLSLFTSDNERNYAFYKNDEYDLAISNAQMATNEKERNLYYDQAESILVKDMPVAPIYFYMQARLVKPTIGGFPMHNAEGRIYSKDLYIKAK, translated from the coding sequence ATGGAAAACAAGTGTAAAACACCCCTCTCAATACTAACGAGCGTAATTTTGTCGATCGTCTTTTCTGCACAAGCGAATGCGGCCAATGTGCCAGAAGGTGTGTCACTCGCAGAAAAACAGGTTTTGGTAAGAGGCAATGATGCAGAAGCTGCAACATTAGATCCCTTACTAGCGGAAGGGATGCCAGAAATGCATATCCTACGAGACTTGTTTGAAGGGCTAGTTATTCAGGATGAAAACGGCAAAGTAATCCCCGGTGTAGCTGAAAAATGGGAAAATAAAGGAAACCAAATTTATACTTTTCATCTTCGTAAAGATGCGCAGTGGTCTAATGGTGACCCTGTCACTGCAAATGATTTCTTGTTTAGTTTGTTACGAGTCGTCGATCCTAATTTTGCCTCTCCTAACGCGTGGTATTTGAAACTGACAGAAATAAAAAATGCCAAAGCGATAATAGAAGGAAAAATGCCAGTAGAATCATTGGGCGTAAAAGTGTTAGATGCCTATACCTTGGAATTTGAATTGGACAAACCGGTTCCGTACTTTATCGCCATGACCGCACATACTGCGATGATGCCACTCCATGCTAAAACAGTATTATCTAATGGTGATAAGTGGGCTAGACCCGAAACCATGGTCTCTAACGGAGCGTTTAAGCTCAGTGAATGGGTGATTAACGAACGTATCGAATTGGAAAGAAACGAAAACTATTGGGATAATAGCAACACTGTCTTGAATCACGTAACTTATATCCCGTTTGAGAATCAAAATTCTGCACTTAATCGATATAAAACTGGCGAAGTTGATATGACGTCAGACGTGCCAGCACAGATGGCAATAAAGATTAAAGAAACCTATCCAGATGACTATCGTGTGACACCTTTGTTATGTACCTATTACTATGCCTTTAACACGCAACACAAACCATTTGATGACCCAAAAGTACGTAAGGCCGCGGCGTATTCAATCAAGCGTGATGTGATCACGGATGGAATTACGAATGTCGGAAATGAACCGGCATTCACTTTCGCGCACAAAGATGTTGCGGGCTTTAAAGCGACCTTGCCGGATTATGCTAAATTGAGCCAGAAAGAACGGGAAGAGCAGGGTGCATTATTGGCTAAAGAGGCCGGTTTTGACGAGCAAAACCCAATTAAAGCAAAGCTTTTATATAACACTAGCGAAAGTCACAAAACCATTGCTATTGCCATTGCGTCTATGCTTGATCAGAATCTAGGTGCACAGATAATGCCCGAAAACCAAGAGTGGAAGTCTTACCTGAGTGCTAGGAAATCGGGTGACTTTGATATCTTAAGAGCATCGTGGTGTGGTGACTACAATGAAGCCTCTACCTTTTTGAGCTTGTTTACATCCGATAATGAACGAAACTACGCTTTTTACAAAAATGATGAGTACGATCTAGCGATTTCTAACGCTCAGATGGCGACCAATGAAAAAGAAAGGAATCTG
- the ydiJ gene encoding D-2-hydroxyglutarate dehydrogenase YdiJ: MTLPRLENQNSVDPVVLKYLDQLATQGFTGDIESQYSSRLAVATDNSVYQQLPQAVVHPKTTADVILIGRLSQHSDYERITFSPRGGGTGTNGQSLTKGIVVDLSRHMNKVLEVNEKEGWVRVQTGIIKDQLNDVVRPYGFFFSPELSTSNRATLGGMINTDASGQGSLRYGKTSDHVLSLQAVFADGSIYETDKSHGGNEIGEYAYNAYQVTEQVCREKRTQIVDKFPPLNRFLTGYDLKNALSEQGEFDLTRVLCGSEGSLAFITEAKLNLTPIPKTRTLVNVKYNSFDSALRMAPFLVEANALSVETIDSKVLNLAKEDIVWHSVSDLLLDVPDKEMLGINIVEFAGNDTEVIVEQVAALTAQLDQMLANDERGLIGYQVCEDLASIGRIYGMRKKAVGLLGAIKGRAKPVPFTEDTCVPPEHLADFIAEFRELLDSKGLYYGMFGHVDTGVLHVRPALDLCDPLQETLMQELSDRVVALVAKYGGLMWGEHGKGYRSEYGPEFFGEELFIELRRIKAAFDPMNKMNPGKICTPLDSSAELVKVSDTKRAFYDRQISVTVRDSFKQAMECNGNGLCFNYDTSSPMCPSMKVTADRRQSPKGRAGLVREWLRQLTEQGVDILDLENETLSKNPTISVMVDRVRNSLNKRHEYDFSHEVYEAMNGCLACKACGTQCPIKVDVPSFRSRFLNIYYSRYQRPAKDYLVANIETMLPLMAKAPMVVNAVLAQKWVQGLTAKTVGYIDAPLLSKPTLKQQLADNNNVNFDIQKLAQLSKEDRDNHVLIVQDPFTSFYDAEVVADFVVLLEKLGKQPILLPFKPNGKAQHIKGFLKQFTGTAKTAASFLNMVSDLNIPLVGVDPALVLCYRDEYVDILGEERGEFQVQNSHEYLIDQLDSLKVGEPSNEAPWHLFAHCTEKTRLPNAEKEWQTIFKFFGGVLESVSVGCCGMAGTFGHEQDKYQMSKDIYNLSWGVQMQQLDKKRCLVTGYSCRSQVKRLEHEKMKHPVQALLLMI; the protein is encoded by the coding sequence ATGACACTACCCCGGTTAGAGAACCAAAACAGTGTTGATCCTGTTGTATTAAAATACTTGGACCAGTTAGCTACCCAAGGTTTTACTGGTGATATAGAATCTCAATACTCGAGCCGTCTCGCGGTTGCAACGGATAACAGCGTTTATCAACAACTGCCACAAGCGGTTGTGCATCCAAAAACGACTGCCGACGTTATCCTTATCGGTAGGTTAAGTCAGCATTCGGATTACGAGCGCATTACTTTTTCTCCTCGAGGTGGAGGAACAGGGACTAATGGTCAGTCGTTAACGAAAGGCATTGTTGTCGACCTGTCTAGGCATATGAATAAAGTGCTAGAGGTGAACGAAAAAGAGGGATGGGTTAGAGTACAAACTGGCATCATAAAGGACCAACTTAACGATGTTGTTCGCCCGTATGGGTTCTTTTTCTCTCCTGAACTGTCAACCAGTAACCGAGCGACACTTGGCGGTATGATTAATACCGACGCGTCAGGCCAAGGTTCTCTTCGGTATGGTAAAACCTCTGATCACGTTCTTTCATTGCAAGCTGTATTTGCAGACGGATCAATCTATGAGACAGATAAGTCTCATGGGGGGAATGAAATAGGTGAGTATGCATACAACGCCTATCAAGTAACGGAACAAGTATGTCGAGAGAAAAGAACACAGATAGTTGATAAGTTTCCACCATTAAATCGATTCTTAACTGGCTATGATTTAAAAAATGCGTTGAGTGAACAAGGCGAGTTTGATTTAACTCGCGTACTGTGTGGATCTGAAGGGTCATTGGCTTTTATAACCGAGGCCAAATTAAATCTTACCCCAATCCCTAAGACAAGAACCCTAGTCAACGTAAAATATAATAGCTTTGATTCCGCGCTTAGAATGGCGCCGTTTCTTGTAGAAGCTAACGCTTTGTCTGTAGAAACCATTGATTCAAAAGTGCTCAATTTAGCGAAAGAGGATATTGTTTGGCATTCGGTTAGTGATCTGCTTCTTGATGTTCCAGACAAGGAAATGCTTGGCATCAATATTGTAGAGTTTGCTGGAAATGATACAGAAGTCATCGTTGAACAAGTTGCGGCCTTAACGGCACAACTCGACCAGATGCTCGCAAATGACGAGAGAGGATTGATAGGCTATCAAGTCTGTGAAGACTTAGCGAGTATCGGTCGTATCTACGGCATGCGGAAAAAAGCCGTTGGTCTGTTAGGGGCGATAAAAGGAAGAGCGAAACCCGTTCCTTTCACTGAAGACACGTGTGTACCACCAGAACATCTTGCCGATTTTATTGCGGAGTTTCGTGAGCTATTAGATAGCAAAGGGCTTTATTACGGAATGTTTGGTCATGTCGATACTGGCGTACTTCATGTTCGTCCAGCGCTTGACCTTTGTGACCCTTTACAAGAGACGTTGATGCAGGAGTTATCTGATCGTGTTGTCGCCTTAGTTGCCAAGTATGGCGGCTTGATGTGGGGAGAACATGGAAAAGGTTATCGCTCAGAATATGGCCCAGAGTTCTTTGGGGAGGAGTTGTTTATTGAACTTCGTCGCATAAAAGCAGCGTTTGACCCAATGAACAAGATGAATCCGGGAAAGATATGCACACCGCTAGACAGCAGTGCTGAACTGGTGAAAGTGAGTGATACTAAACGGGCTTTTTACGACCGTCAAATTAGCGTTACAGTAAGAGATAGCTTTAAGCAAGCAATGGAATGCAATGGTAACGGGCTCTGCTTCAATTACGATACCAGTTCACCAATGTGTCCTTCTATGAAAGTAACAGCAGACAGAAGACAATCGCCTAAAGGCCGTGCAGGGCTTGTTCGTGAGTGGCTTCGTCAACTGACCGAGCAAGGCGTTGATATCCTTGATCTAGAAAATGAGACGTTGAGCAAGAATCCAACAATTAGCGTGATGGTTGACCGAGTAAGAAATAGCCTAAACAAACGACACGAATATGATTTCTCACATGAAGTGTATGAGGCGATGAACGGCTGCCTAGCATGCAAAGCCTGTGGTACTCAGTGCCCAATCAAAGTTGATGTGCCGAGTTTTAGATCTCGTTTCTTAAATATCTACTACTCTCGTTATCAACGCCCAGCGAAAGATTACCTCGTGGCAAATATTGAAACGATGTTGCCGTTAATGGCAAAAGCACCCATGGTAGTAAATGCGGTTCTAGCTCAGAAATGGGTACAAGGTTTAACGGCAAAAACAGTGGGGTACATTGACGCGCCTTTGTTGTCGAAACCGACATTGAAACAACAACTTGCCGATAATAATAACGTCAATTTTGACATTCAAAAACTAGCTCAACTTTCTAAAGAAGACAGAGACAACCATGTGCTTATCGTACAAGATCCGTTCACCTCTTTTTACGATGCGGAAGTGGTCGCCGACTTTGTTGTTTTGCTTGAGAAACTGGGTAAACAACCGATTCTGTTACCGTTCAAACCTAATGGGAAAGCACAGCATATAAAGGGGTTCTTAAAACAGTTTACGGGCACCGCAAAAACAGCGGCAAGTTTCTTAAATATGGTCTCTGACTTGAATATTCCATTGGTTGGTGTTGACCCCGCGCTTGTGCTTTGTTATCGCGATGAGTACGTCGATATTTTGGGAGAGGAAAGAGGGGAGTTTCAGGTACAGAATTCCCACGAATACCTAATTGATCAACTTGATAGTCTAAAGGTTGGTGAACCATCCAACGAAGCACCGTGGCATCTTTTTGCACACTGTACTGAGAAAACACGATTGCCAAACGCTGAAAAAGAGTGGCAAACAATTTTTAAATTCTTTGGCGGCGTGCTAGAGAGTGTGTCTGTAGGCTGCTGCGGTATGGCTGGAACATTCGGACACGAACAAGACAAGTACCAGATGTCGAAAGATATCTACAATTTGAGCTGGGGAGTACAGATGCAGCAGTTAGACAAAAAACGTTGCTTGGTCACAGGGTATTCTTGCCGTAGTCAGGTCAAGCGATTGGAGCATGAGAAGATGAAGCATCCGGTGCAGGCTCTACTGCTAATGATTTAG
- the mpaA gene encoding murein tripeptide amidase MpaA — protein MQLRQRSERATFTVEPILYGHSVHGAPLLYFPAQIEVDQAGLIFAGTHGDETASISALSCALRTLVGNQQKHHVILSVNPDGNQLGTRSNANYVDLNRNFPTRNQLIEDTVYRWNGRAKTRDVIIKSRNGTNPEPETEALIGLITQLKPLFSISFHEPLACIDDPSMSHLAHWLSIRFNLPVVPNVGYETPGSFGTWCKENDLPCVTVEFPPVSPDDSSETYLTALTQLLSSSTTELLG, from the coding sequence ATACAATTAAGACAGCGTTCTGAAAGAGCAACATTCACCGTTGAACCTATTTTATATGGTCACTCCGTTCATGGTGCCCCCCTGTTATATTTCCCTGCTCAAATTGAGGTCGATCAAGCGGGCCTAATTTTCGCGGGAACTCATGGTGATGAAACGGCCTCAATCTCTGCATTATCATGTGCACTACGAACACTTGTTGGGAACCAACAAAAACACCATGTCATTTTATCCGTTAATCCCGATGGCAATCAATTAGGCACACGTTCGAATGCTAACTACGTTGATCTAAACCGAAACTTCCCAACACGGAATCAATTAATTGAAGATACCGTCTACCGTTGGAACGGCAGAGCAAAGACAAGAGATGTGATCATTAAATCCCGAAACGGTACAAATCCAGAACCGGAAACAGAGGCGCTAATAGGTTTAATTACTCAACTAAAACCTTTATTTTCTATAAGTTTTCACGAGCCTCTTGCCTGTATTGATGATCCGAGTATGTCCCACCTTGCCCATTGGTTATCAATCAGATTCAATCTTCCAGTGGTTCCAAATGTTGGTTATGAAACACCGGGGTCATTCGGAACATGGTGCAAAGAGAATGACTTACCATGTGTAACGGTTGAGTTTCCTCCCGTGTCTCCCGACGATTCAAGCGAAACATATCTTACTGCATTAACTCAATTATTGAGTTCTAGTACAACAGAGTTACTCGGCTGA
- a CDS encoding methyltransferase family protein, producing MKVLELKVPPVFVFLVCLCLMYWFHSLSSLFTIGVPISNVIFAICFVGAGYFGLSGIYEFKKAKTSVHPVDINKTTSVVDTGVYKLTRNPMYLGLLLLLFGFGYWLQDLSSMAVCVVFVMYMNRFQIGPEERHLTSKFGKGYTDYKNKVRRWI from the coding sequence ATGAAAGTGTTAGAACTGAAAGTACCACCAGTATTTGTGTTTCTAGTGTGTCTTTGCCTTATGTATTGGTTTCACTCGTTAAGTTCGTTATTTACTATTGGCGTTCCGATTTCAAACGTAATCTTTGCTATCTGTTTTGTTGGGGCTGGCTATTTTGGTCTCAGTGGGATCTATGAATTTAAGAAAGCGAAAACATCGGTACATCCAGTCGATATAAATAAGACGACATCGGTGGTAGATACAGGTGTCTATAAACTCACCCGAAACCCTATGTACTTGGGTTTACTTCTGCTTTTGTTTGGTTTTGGGTACTGGTTACAAGATCTCTCCAGTATGGCTGTGTGCGTTGTATTTGTAATGTACATGAATCGGTTTCAAATTGGCCCTGAAGAGAGGCACTTAACCAGTAAATTTGGCAAGGGTTATACGGATTATAAAAATAAGGTTAGGCGTTGGATTTAG